The Chitinophagales bacterium genomic interval TATTCTTCCTCAGTGAGCAGGTCAAGGTATTGTTTGTCTTCCCTGATACCCGGCTGAATCACCACATAGCGTTCGTAGTATACGATAGTTTCCAGTTTCTTGGAAGATAAACCAAGCAGGTAACCTATCTTATTGGGCAATGATTTGAAATACCAGATATGAACTACCGGTACTACTAGTTTGATGTGCCCCATGCGTTCACGGCGAACTTTCTTTTCTGTTACTTCCACACCACAACGGTCGCATACGATACCTTTGTAACGAATACGTTTGTATTTACCGCAGTAACATTCGTAATCCTTCACCGGGCCGAAAATCCGCTCGCAAAATAAACCATCACGTTCAGGCTTATACGTCCGGTAGTTGATGGTTTCCGGTTTCAGCACTTCGCCATACGAGCGCTCAAGGATGGAATCCGGAGATGCCAGTGAGAGGGTGATTCTGGTAAAGTTGGGTTTGATTTTAAGGTCTTTCTTGAATGGCATATGTTGATTTGTATTGTTCGTTAACAGTTCATTGTAATCGAATCAAGGAGACGAAGCAGCACAACGCTTCTTACACCTTAAATAAGCAGGCGCAAATAATTGAATTGCAATAGTTTGTGTTGAAGGGGGAAGTGATTGATAACCAATTGGAAACGCCTCCGTTTTTAAAGAACGGCAAAGATAGGATTCTTTTTACAAAGAAAGTAATGGAATTTAAAGAAAAAAGCATGGGTTGTCGGAAGCGTTTTCAGCTAATCACTGACTGTTAATTTGCCTTGAAAAAGCATATAGGTGTAACTGCAAAAGTGTATGTCAATTACTAAAACAAGGAGAGTTAAATTTTGAATATTGAATATTGAAACTACTCAACTCGCCTTTAGTCTGCTGATTCCGATTCAAAGAACGCTTACATTTGTAAAGGCCATGATCTCAAATTATGTCCCTGACGCACCAACTTACTGCCATATTATTTGCCGACATAGAAGGTTATACGGCTTTAATGGAGCGTGATGAAGACCATGCGCTGAGGGTCCGCAACAAGTTTGAACACCTTTTTAGATCTGAAATCAAACCAAATGCCGGCAAAGTTGTGCAGATGACAGGAGATGGCGCCCTTTGCATATTCCATAGTGCTATAGAGGCGGTAAATACAGCGATTTCAATACAAAAGCAGATGCAGGACGAACCGGAAGTGCCTGTGAGAATTGGAATACATTCGGGAGATATTATCGTGGAGGATGGCAATGTTTACGGCGATGGTGTCAACATTGCTTCCCGAATCGAATCCTTCTCGGTGCCTGGTGCCGTGTTCGTATCCGGAAAAGTGTACGACGAAATCAAGAATCAAAAAAACATCAGTACTGTTTCCCTTGGCAAGTACCGGCTAAAAAATGTAAAATCTCCTGTTGAGATTTTTGCCATCAGCAATCCCGGCCTCATTGTTCCGCATCGCGATACACTGGAAGGAAAAGGAAAACCCCTGTCCGACTATACCTTCCCTGTACACGGAAGATGGGTTGCAGCCATCGCAATTGTTGTACTGATTGTTTCGGGCATTATCTATCAGCAACAGTTTGTTCCTGCAGATAAAGACAGTGCCTCCCGTCCGACAGCGCTTGCCGTTTTGCCCTTCACCAACCTGAGCGCATCAAAGGAAGACGAATATTTTACTGATGGTATGTGTGATGAAATCTTAACGCAGATTTCTAAGATCGGGCAACTGAATGTCATGTCGCGAACATCCACTCTTCAGTATAAAGGCACCACACGATCAGTGAAGCAGATAGCGGATGAACTCGGTGCCGATGTGATACTGGAAGGATCAGTGCAGAAATCCAATGATCAGTTCCGGATCAATGTCCAACTGGTGGATGCCAGGAATGACAAACATCTGTGGGCGGAATCCTATGACAGGCCCACGAAAGATGTATTTGCCGTGCAATCAGAAATCGCCAAAAGAATAGCTGCAGCACTCAATGCCACTCTCACGGAAGAAGAGCAGTCACTGTTTGAAGTCGTGCCGACAGACAACCTGGAGGCATATGATTTCTACCTGCGGGGAAACAAATCGAATGCGGATTTCTGGAGATACATGATCAGTGAGCAAGGTTACCAGGCCAAGCGCATGTATGAACAGGCCATACGACTCGATCCGCAATTTACCGCTCCTTACCAGGCCCTCGTGGAGTTGCATGCAAGTGTCTACTGGGAACGCATGGTCATCAACAATGATGAATTCAGGCAGCAGTCGAAAGAATGGCTCGATAAACTGCTGGCTCTGAAAATTGATGATGTCTATACCCGCAATGCGCTGGCCATCTACAAATTCAAAAGCGAGGGTGATTTTGCCGGTGCGCTGGCTGAATTGAATATGGTTGACCGGAAAGCAGGCAACGGAAAATACACCTACCTGATGCGTGCCGATATCCTGCGCAGGATGGGGAAGATTGATGAATCCATCAGCTTTCTGAAAAAACAGGCGGCGCTTTTTCCGCGCCAGTCAAGGGGCTGGGCAGAACTGGCTGAAACATACAAGCTGAAACGTGATTTTGATTCCTGCCTCTACTACATCAATCTGGCTATTGAAATAAGTCCGGATGTTCCCAACTACTACACACTTAAAGCCATGTACTATGCAGAGCTGAATGGCGATGTGGACCGCGCTCAGTCCATACTGGATGATGCTGCGGTGCTCGTAGATGCTTCGCACTTCAGGAGTGATTACTGGTACTTCCAAACGCTGCGTGGGAATTTTGATACCCTGATAGCCGAAATGGCTGACTGCGAGGACAGCCTGGGCCGCATGTGGCAGTACAGTTTTATGCCCAACTCATTGTCAGCGGCAATGATGTGCCGCCTGCAGGGCAAGGATGAGCTGGCCGCATCCTATTTCAGGAATGCTGTTAAGGTCACTTCAGATTTGCTGAAAGCACATCCCGATGATTTCAGGTTGCATGCCGCACTTGGTGTTGCACTGGCTGGTTTGGGTGAAAAAGAAAATGCCATTGCAGCCGGCAACCGTGCAAGAATGATGATGCCGGTTACCCGCGATGCCATACTTGGTATTTCATCTACTGAATATATGGCACTCATTTACACGCAGCTTGGAGAGCAGGATCAGGCTATTGACATCCTGATTCAAATGCTCGATATGCCCTTTGGCTGGACCATGAGCAATACCATTCCGCTCTATAAAATGCATTACTATTGGAAACCGCTGAGGAATAATCCGCGCTTCCAGAAAATACTTCGGGAGTCAGCAGCCTAATGCTAAAGTGCTTCAAACTTCATCCCGCTGCACAACACAATACCAGCACCTCTGCAAGCGGTCTTCAAGATTTATGCACTGGATCGCGAATCCGGTAATCCAACTCGCCTTTAGATTTGTATGGTGAGTGAAATAAACATTTGTTTTAACTTTGGAATACACGGGAGCGGATGAAGAGATTATTCAGTGAAAGCGGTTTTATAAAAAATGCATTGCTTTAACGGCACAAGTCTGGCTTATGCCAGCGATGAGCGGTTGATCTCTGCTCAAACGAAAGGTTTGGTCATATTGCCTTCATAACAGCCTTGGGATGTTTCACCGTTCCGGAAGCAATACCTCGAGGGTCTTTCCTCCGTATCCGTATTTCTGATCGCGAGCCTGTACGACGACTTTTACGATGCCGTCCGGAATCTTTACAGAATGAAGATCACGGGTAAAAGGCTGCTCGGTTTGGTGATCGTGCAGCAGTTTGCGTTCTCCAAGCACTTTTCCTTCTGTGGTAGAGATGCGGAAGCCATCGGCGTACCTCGAGGGAGTATCATATGGCGAAGAAACTGTAACATCGAAATCGAAAACGCCAGGTGCCGCAACTTTGACTTTCACGCCTATTACGTCGGGAAATCGCTGCTCGGACTGTGACTGTGCTTGCGAAGTGAGGATGGCAAAGGCGACAACAACTAATGCGAGCCGTGTCCCACTCACTGCCGATGGATTCTCTGAAAGCACCTCGGATACTATGGATGGAGTCATAAATAGCCTGATTATTATACTGCTGCCGGTATCGGCATTGCTACAAATCTATCTCACATAAATCTAATGCCCAAGTAAATTTCAGCAGTACCACTGATGGCAGCTCTTTTTTGATCCGGTTTCATAAAATGCAAATCTGAAATTTCTTTCATTGGAGTTCAATTAAGGCGTATCCAATATGATTAAATGAGCCTGCTCTTGTTGTCAGGTGATCATGCCAAAACTTTTACAATATCCGTTGACGATACTGTTCTTTTAATTGCATCATGGCTGATCCCCGCTTGGCGCAATCAGTCCCGCGCCTTGCTCAGAACCTTGCCGGCGGAGAGCATGGCGGTGATGTAAATTTTAGCAGATTGACAATCTGATAATTGATAAGTGACCTCTATTAATTCCATTCTATAAACTCTTGTATCTTTCGAAAGAAAGCACTCATCAATTGTCCATCAAACCCAAACTCGGATTTTTTGATCTCACGATGATCATCATTTCAATGGTGATCGGCATCGGTATTTTCCGCAATCCATCCATCATCGCGCAACATGCCGGAAGTGCTACGGTCTTTTTTATTGCCTGGACAGCAGGCGCTTTAGTCAGCATTTGCGGAGCACTGACGTTTGCCGAAATCGGCTCGCGTTTCCCTGTAGCAGGTGGCTATTACAAACTCTTCTCGCTTTGCTATCATCCTGCTGTTGCATTCATGCTCATATGGACTTATATACTGTTGAATGCAGGATCAACTGCTGTAGTTGCGTTCACCGGCGCGCAATACATCACGCCGGTGTTGTTACCCGCATCACTTCAAAATGCAAATGGCGAAAAGATGATGTTCTTCTTCATCGTTGCCGTTTTGTTTGCCCTGAATTTTCTCGGCATCCGCATGGGAGCGCGTACACAAAATATCCTGAGCCTGGTGAAGATCGGGCTGATACTGGTTTTCATTTCTGCATTATTCTTTATTCCGCAGCAAGATTCCGTGCCTGTTGCTTTGCAGGAATCAACAGTAACCGGCAATCATCCTGCCGCTGCATTCATCAAAGCACTGGGCATGAGCCTGATCGCCATTTTTTTTACCTATGGCGGATATCAGAATATTGTAAACCTGGGAGCCGATGTGAAATCGCCGCAAAGCATTATTCCAAAAGCAATCCTGCTTGCCATAGGCATCGTTTTCCTGCTTTATTTCTCCATTAACATTGCTTATGTTAAGGTATTGGGCTTTGAAACCGTACAACATTCTCCTCTAATTGCCGCGGACCTTGGCAAGGTGCTTTTTGGCAATGCGGGTGCTGCATTTGCTTCGGTGGCTATTTTCATTTCTGTATTGGGATTTATCAATTCAGAACTGCTGCACAATCCGCGTGTGATGTATGCTATGGCAGAGGAAAAAATCCTTCCGGAAATTTTCATGAATGTGCATGCAAGGAAACAGGTTCAGGAATTCACACTGATCTTTTATACTTCGCTGATTGTGGTCATGTTCCTGCTCTTACAGACTTACAATGATTTACTCAACTATGTGATGTTTAATGATACCATTTCGCTGGCCTGTGCGGCTTTCTGCATTTTTATATTAAGAAGAAAGAAAACAGGTGATGCATCCAAAGGTTTCCGCATCAGGTGGTTTCCTGTTTTACCTATTGTCTTTATTACAATGCAACTGACAGTAACAGCTAATATTGTGTACAGTGATCCGGGGAATTCGCTGATTGGCTTTGTGGTGTTGCTATGTGGTTATCCGCTGTACCTGTTGTTGAAACGGTTTGCCTGAATGTGCTGATTCAACCGCTTACATTGCGTGAATTAACAGGGTACAATAATTACCGGTGTTAATTTTAAACCTAACTTTCGATCACTTAAATCATCAGCATGGATCTGTCGCATATCATCAATGAATTAGGTGAAGACCGCGAATCATATTTCGGTGCAGTTGCGCCACCCATCATTCAAACCAGCAATTTCGCTTTTAAGAACGCAGCACTGTTGCGGGAAGCGATGACGGATGAATTTGCCGCAAATCTCTATTCACGCGGTAATAATCCTACCGTAACCCTGCTCAGGAGAAAACTTGCAGCGCTTGATCATGCGGAAGATGCGCTGGTGCTTTCCAGCGGTGTTGCCGCCGTTTTTCTTGCCGTATTTGCCAATGTTAAACAAAGCGACCATATTGTATCTGTTGCAAAGCCCTATTCGTGGACTGACAAATTATTTAAAACATTATTACCACGATTCGGTGTTACCACCACTTTTGTGGATGGAACACAACTGGAAAATTTTGAACGGGCAATACAGGCCAATACAAAACTCATTTTCCTTGAATCACCCAACTCCTTCACTTTCGAACTGCAAGACCTGGAAGCAGTGGCAAGACTGGCAAAATCAAAGAAGCTGCTTACCATCATTGATAACAGTTACTGTTCACCGTTGTACCAGCAGCCCATCGATTTCGGCATTGATATTTCCGTACAAACAGCAACGAAATACATTGGAGGCCACAGCGATGTGATTGCCGGCGTGATTGCCGGTAAAAGCGAGATGATAGAAAAAATATTCAGATCCGACCTGCTCACTGTAGGTTCTGTTATCTCTCCGTTTAATGCCTGGCTGTTGATCCGCAGTTTAAGAACGCTGGAGATACGACTTGAACGTATTGTTCAAAGCACACAGCGCGTCGCACACTTCATGGAAAATCATCCCAAAGTTGAAAAGATATACTATCCGCTTTCACCTTCTTTTCCGCAATATGAACTGGCGAAAAAACAGATGAAGGCATCGCCGGGATTATTTACGGTAGTGCTAAAGGCAAATTCCATTAGTGCAGTGGAAAAATTCTGTAATACACTGAAACATTTCCTGATGGCTGTTTCCTGGGGCGGACATGAGTCGCTGATTTTTCCTTCGTGTGCAATCATCAAACCTGAAGATTTCAATCCGGACATATCAGCACACCGGATGGTGCGGTTTTATATCGGGCTGGAGGATGCAACGTACCTGATAAAGGATATTGAATCGGCTTTGGCGGAAATATGACTTTGTTACGTGAACAGGTTTTGTAATGAAGGCATCTCTGCGTACTGAAGCAGCAAACCGGACTAATCACTATTCGCTTCCTCTGTTTTCGCAGTTCCTACTTTTTATCCGGAGGAAGCAACGAAAAAGCATCTTTCAACTCATTTTTTCCGTCCATGGCCAATGCATACTGAAAGCCGGGTTGAATGGCGAAGGCCCCCACTTCACCTGCCTTATTAATGGCAAGGAATCCGACCTGTATGTCTTTGAAATTTTTCTGCCTGATGGAAATACGCTTCACGGCTTCTTCGCAGGCACGCTGCGGCGAAGCGCCCATGCGCATCATTTCCACAATGAGATGGCTGCCGCAGATTTTGATCACCGCCTCGCCCAATCCGGTAGCCGTGGCTGCTCCTACTTCGGGATCAACAAATAATCCGGCACCAATGATCGGAGAATCACCAACTCTTCCATGCATCTTATAGGCAAGGCCACTCGTGGTGCAGGCACCTGAGAAATTGCCGCGTTCATCGCGTAAGATCAATCCAATCGTATCATGATTCTCGACATTAATGACTGGCTTATAATCGGAGGTCTTCAGCCATTCCTCATATTGTCTTTTTGCCTCCTGTGATAATCCCTTGCGCTGCCGGAAACCATTCTGAATGGCAAACTGCAGTGCGCCATCGCCAGACAGCATAACATGCGGCGTTCTGTCCATCACGAGCCGTGCCACTGAAACCGGATGATCGATGCCTTCGAGAAAGCAAACGGAACCGGCATTACCGAACTCATCCATGAGACAGGCATCAAGTGTAACATGACCGTCGCGGTCGGGTAATCCTCCGAGGCCGACAGAAGTATTTCGCGGATCTGCTTCCACCACCATCACCCCTTCCTGCGCCGCATCCACCGGCCTTGCTTTTGCCTTGAGCATGTTCATGGCCTTTTCATTAGCCGGCAAGCCATGCTTCCAGGTGGAGATAACAATGTTGCCGTTTACAACGGGCGTCGTATTAGCTGAAGCTGCACTGCCGGTAAAGGGCGAAAAAAACATACCAGCCGTGGAAGCCATTGATACATTTCTGATAAATTTTCTTCGTGTAGCCATATCATTTATTTATGACAGTCGAGGTCGTTACCGGTATAGCGGCCACTGCTGTTAACTGTCCTATTGTATTTACTGATCACTGCTTTTGTCGAATGCCTCCCTGCTGAGCGGCATCAATTCATGAAATCCGCTCTTCTTCAGTGATGCATTCACTTTTGATAGCTGCGTTGCATAAATGTTATCCATACGGCGATGCGCCAAATCCATATCGTATTGCAATCCTTTAAAGCGGTCGAGCTGAGAGTCCGTTGGCTTTCCTTCAAAACTCATGATACTTCCATACAACGATCCCATCCTTTCGCGCAACCGCTCTTCGCCGGTGATCGCAGTGCCTTCTTTGGTGGCTACCAGCGATTTTCTTGCCGCAACCAGGCTATCCGACAATACACCCATCGACTGAACCAGCTTCTTATCCTTTGCCATCGGTTTCATTTTGGCAACTGAATCATTGAGGTCGATGAGCTGCTGATTCATAAAAGCCAATTCTTCAATCATGGCATAAAGATCACGCACCATTTTTTTCTGAACGGCACGGTCCGCGGCACTGTGAATAGAATTCGGATCAGCCTGCAGCACGATGTTACCTGAAAAAGATTTATCGCCTTTGATCAGTTTTACAGTGTACGTTCCCTCTTCTACCAAAGGACCGATGGTGCTGTTACCTTCTATCTGCGCTCCGATGGCTGCCCTTGGTGGCTTCATTCTCATCGGCCAGGTAACACGGTTGATGCCTTTGCGTTTCGTGCCGTCAATGGTTGTCATCAGCTTTCCCGCAGCATCATAAATCTCTATCTTCACTGCACCGGTTACTACACGGTCTTTCAGGTAGTATGCGATCACCGCATCTTCTGTCGGATTAGCGGCGGAGAAATCTCCAGCGGTCGTAGGATATGCGCCATCGTAAGCTGATAAAGAGACATGCTGAGGTGCTGACGGCAGAATGGTCGCTTCGGCATTTAAGACCTCAGTATTCAATGAGCGGATGGGTGTGATATCATCCACAATTAAAATTCCGCGGCCATGTGTTGCAAGAATCAAATCATGCTTAACCGGATGAATGGCGATGTCGCGCACCGGCGTATTGGGAATATTGCCGGTCATCTGTGCCCAGGATTTTCCTCCGTCAATAGAAACAAACAAACCGGTTTCTGTTCCAACGAATAAAAGGTTTCTATTCACAAGATCTTCCTTCACCTTATGCGCAGCACCTTTCAATCCTTCCGGACCTAAACGCATCCATGTTTTTCCACCATCATTTGTTTTGTACACATACGAATTCATGTCGCCGGTTGCATGTCCATCAAATGTGGCGTAACAAATCATCTTGTCAAATCGCGAAGGCTCGATACTGCTGACCCAGGTATTCGCAGGAAGCCCTGTAATATTTTTTACGGTATTCGTCCATGATTTGCCCGCATCGCTGCTGAGCTGGAGGTTACCATCATCCGTTCCCACCCAAACCTGATTTTCATCCAGTGGTGATTCAGCTACCGTGAAGATAGTACAGTGATTTTCTGCGGAAGAATTATCCACCGTAACGCCGCCCGATTCTTCCTGCTTTTGTTTCTCGGGATTATTAGTGGTGAGATCAGGCGAAATTTTCGTCCATGTATCCCCCTGGTTGGAAGTGACGTATAAAAACTGTGACCCCGCATATAACTTATTCGAAGGACTGAAATACAAAGGCGAATTCCAGTTCCATCGCAATTTAGCTTCGCCCGGCATCGGATAAGGTGCGATGTCTTTCTGTTCATTCGTTTTCATATTTCTGCGGAAAATATTTCCACCCTGGTATTCCCAGTAAACATAGTCTGTCATTTTACGGTCGGGCTGTACCCAGAAACCATCACCGAATCCAAGTGGTGTCCAGTCATTATTGTTAATGCCACCCGAACTTGCCGAAGGGCCTTTCCACGAACCATTGTCCTGCAAACCTCCATACACATTGTAAGGATCGGCTCCATCGAATGCAACATGATAATATTGCGCCAACGGCAATGTGTTGAGGAATATCCAGTTATTGCCTTTGTCCAGCGACATGTACACTCCGCCATCAGTTCCGAGATATAATTGGTTTGTATTGTTCGGATTAATCCATAAGGCATGATGATCGCTGTGCACCCAGCCGCCTGCAGCAGATGCTTCTTTAAAGGAATAGCCGCCATCATCGCTGATAGACAGTGTAAAGGCAGGGCGATAGATACGTTT includes:
- a CDS encoding amino acid permease, translating into MSIKPKLGFFDLTMIIISMVIGIGIFRNPSIIAQHAGSATVFFIAWTAGALVSICGALTFAEIGSRFPVAGGYYKLFSLCYHPAVAFMLIWTYILLNAGSTAVVAFTGAQYITPVLLPASLQNANGEKMMFFFIVAVLFALNFLGIRMGARTQNILSLVKIGLILVFISALFFIPQQDSVPVALQESTVTGNHPAAAFIKALGMSLIAIFFTYGGYQNIVNLGADVKSPQSIIPKAILLAIGIVFLLYFSINIAYVKVLGFETVQHSPLIAADLGKVLFGNAGAAFASVAIFISVLGFINSELLHNPRVMYAMAEEKILPEIFMNVHARKQVQEFTLIFYTSLIVVMFLLLQTYNDLLNYVMFNDTISLACAAFCIFILRRKKTGDASKGFRIRWFPVLPIVFITMQLTVTANIVYSDPGNSLIGFVVLLCGYPLYLLLKRFA
- a CDS encoding aminotransferase class I/II-fold pyridoxal phosphate-dependent enzyme, whose product is MDLSHIINELGEDRESYFGAVAPPIIQTSNFAFKNAALLREAMTDEFAANLYSRGNNPTVTLLRRKLAALDHAEDALVLSSGVAAVFLAVFANVKQSDHIVSVAKPYSWTDKLFKTLLPRFGVTTTFVDGTQLENFERAIQANTKLIFLESPNSFTFELQDLEAVARLAKSKKLLTIIDNSYCSPLYQQPIDFGIDISVQTATKYIGGHSDVIAGVIAGKSEMIEKIFRSDLLTVGSVISPFNAWLLIRSLRTLEIRLERIVQSTQRVAHFMENHPKVEKIYYPLSPSFPQYELAKKQMKASPGLFTVVLKANSISAVEKFCNTLKHFLMAVSWGGHESLIFPSCAIIKPEDFNPDISAHRMVRFYIGLEDATYLIKDIESALAEI
- a CDS encoding N(4)-(beta-N-acetylglucosaminyl)-L-asparaginase → MATRRKFIRNVSMASTAGMFFSPFTGSAASANTTPVVNGNIVISTWKHGLPANEKAMNMLKAKARPVDAAQEGVMVVEADPRNTSVGLGGLPDRDGHVTLDACLMDEFGNAGSVCFLEGIDHPVSVARLVMDRTPHVMLSGDGALQFAIQNGFRQRKGLSQEAKRQYEEWLKTSDYKPVINVENHDTIGLILRDERGNFSGACTTSGLAYKMHGRVGDSPIIGAGLFVDPEVGAATATGLGEAVIKICGSHLIVEMMRMGASPQRACEEAVKRISIRQKNFKDIQVGFLAINKAGEVGAFAIQPGFQYALAMDGKNELKDAFSLLPPDKK